The following coding sequences lie in one Candidatus Melainabacteria bacterium RIFOXYA2_FULL_32_9 genomic window:
- a CDS encoding 50S ribosomal protein L15, with the protein MMLEDLRPADGATHKKKRVGRGRSSGHGKTSTRGHNGEGQRSGRSQKRGFEGGQMPGYRKAPKLKGFETVRPIKYAEINVSQINNLKDDIIDLELLIEKDLYSNMFEALRVLGNGEITRSVTVKARHFTESAKQKIEAAGGKIEVI; encoded by the coding sequence ATAATGTTAGAAGATCTAAGACCAGCTGATGGAGCTACTCACAAAAAGAAAAGAGTGGGCAGAGGACGCAGCTCAGGCCATGGTAAAACAAGTACAAGAGGCCATAATGGAGAAGGACAACGTTCAGGTAGAAGCCAAAAACGTGGTTTTGAAGGTGGACAAATGCCTGGATACAGAAAAGCTCCAAAATTAAAAGGCTTTGAAACTGTTAGACCTATAAAATATGCAGAAATTAACGTATCTCAAATTAATAACCTTAAAGATGATATTATTGATCTAGAATTACTTATTGAAAAAGACCTTTACAGTAATATGTTTGAAGCTTTAAGAGTTCTAGGTAATGGTGAAATAACAAGGTCAGTTACAGTAAAAGCTAGACATTTCACCGAATCCGCAAAACAAAAAATAGAGGCTGCCGGTGGAAAAATAGAGGTAATATAA
- a CDS encoding 50S ribosomal protein L30: MSNAKQIKVTLKKSIIGASETQKKIVKALGISKMNQTVTHNDTPAIRGMVNKIPHLVNVEE, from the coding sequence ATGTCAAATGCAAAACAAATCAAAGTAACTTTGAAAAAAAGTATAATTGGAGCTTCCGAGACACAGAAAAAAATAGTAAAAGCTCTTGGAATCTCAAAAATGAACCAAACAGTTACACATAACGATACCCCTGCAATTAGAGGTATGGTTAACAAAATTCCTCACTTAGTGAACGTAGAAGAATAA
- a CDS encoding 30S ribosomal protein S5, with translation MTAGKTPSEWKERVIQIRRVTKVVKGGKKLSFRAVVIVGNGNGLIGVGIGKSNEVIGAIQKGIAAARKNMLTVPIFKTTIPHPITGKAGAGRIILKPAAPGTGIIAGGSARAVLELAGIENILCKSLGSDSPLNAARATMDALGKLRTFKDVAATRGLSLKEMLG, from the coding sequence ATTACAGCAGGCAAGACTCCTTCTGAATGGAAAGAAAGAGTTATTCAAATCCGCCGCGTGACAAAAGTTGTAAAAGGTGGAAAAAAACTCAGTTTCAGAGCTGTAGTAATTGTTGGTAATGGTAACGGATTAATTGGAGTTGGAATAGGCAAATCCAACGAGGTTATAGGCGCAATCCAAAAAGGTATTGCTGCTGCAAGAAAAAATATGCTTACAGTGCCAATATTTAAAACAACAATTCCTCACCCAATTACTGGAAAAGCTGGTGCTGGAAGAATTATATTAAAACCTGCTGCACCTGGTACTGGAATCATTGCCGGTGGTTCAGCCAGAGCCGTTTTAGAATTAGCAGGTATAGAAAATATATTATGTAAATCTTTAGGTTCTGATTCTCCACTTAATGCTGCCAGAGCTACAATGGATGCTCTTGGCAAACTCAGAACATTTAAAGATGTTGCTGCAACAAGAGGGCTATCCCTAAAAGAAATGTTAGGGTAA
- a CDS encoding 4Fe-4S ferredoxin, which yields MSDIKKMIPEHIDDKLFTVKYKSAESSHLAPNQEDCAKCQDKACTFVCPANVYSWDEEQKKILVGFENCLECGACRIACSYQSLSWNYPTAGCGVTFKHS from the coding sequence ATGAGCGATATTAAAAAAATGATTCCAGAACATATAGATGACAAACTTTTTACTGTGAAATACAAATCGGCTGAATCTTCTCACTTAGCTCCCAATCAAGAAGATTGTGCAAAATGTCAAGACAAAGCTTGTACATTTGTATGCCCTGCAAACGTATATTCCTGGGATGAAGAGCAGAAGAAAATCCTGGTTGGGTTTGAGAATTGTCTGGAGTGTGGCGCTTGCAGAATAGCATGCTCATACCAGAGCCTTTCCTGGAATTACCCAACAGCTGGATGTGGCGTTACATTTAAACACAGTTAA